In Chlorocebus sabaeus isolate Y175 chromosome 5, mChlSab1.0.hap1, whole genome shotgun sequence, one genomic interval encodes:
- the ZFP90 gene encoding zinc finger protein 90 homolog isoform X3: MLENYSHLVSLGYQVSKPEVIFKLEQGEEPWISEGEIQRPFCSDWKTRPEVKSSHLQQDVSEVSHCTHDLSHATLEDSWDVSSQLNRQQENWKRHLGSEASTQKKITTPQGSFEQSKFGENSRLNTNLVAQLNIPARIRPSECETPGSNLEHNADLLNQNNILAKKKPYKCDKCRKAFIHRSSLTKHEKTHKGEGAFPNGTDQGIYPGKKHHECTDCGKTFLWKTQLTEHQRIHTGEKPFECNVCGKAFRHSSSLGQHENAHTGEKPYQCSLCGKAFQRSSSLVQHQRIHTGEKPYRCNLCGRSFRHGTSLTQHEVTHSGEKPFQCKECGKAFSRCSSLVQHERTHTGEKPFECSICGRAFGQSPSLYKHMRIHKRGKPYQSNNYSIDFKHSSSLTQDESTLTEVKSYHCNDCGEDFSHITDFTDHQRIHTGENPYDCEQAFSQQAISHPGEKPYQCNVCGKAFKRSTSFIEHHRIHTGEKPYECNECGEAFSRRSSLTQHERTHTGEKPYECIDCGKAFSQSSSLIQHERTHTGEKPYECNECGRAFRKKTNLHDHQRIHTGEKPYSCKECGKNFSRSSALTKHQRIHTRNKL, from the exons atgctggagaactaTAGCCACCTGGTTTCTCTTG GATATCAAGTTTCCAAGCCAGAGGTGATCTTCAAATTGGAGCAAGGAGAAGAGCCATGGATATCAGAGGGAGAAATCCAAAGACCTTTCTGTTCAG ACTGGAAGACCAGGCCTGAGGTTAAATCATCACATCTGCAGCAGGATGTATCAGAAGTATCCCACTGCACACATGATCTCTCACATGCTACATTAGAAGACTCCTGGGATGTTAGCAGCCAGTTAAACAGGCAACAGGAAAACTGGAAAAGACATCTGGGATCAGAGGCATCCACCCAGAAGAAAATAACTACACCACAAGGAAGTTTTGAGCAAAGTAAATTTGGTGAAAACTCTAGATTGAACACCAATTTGGTTGCACAACTGAACATTCCTGCAAGAATAAGGCCTAGTGAATGTGAGACCCCTGGAAGCAATTTGGAACATAATGCAGATTTACTTAATCAGAATAATATTCTTGCAAAAAAGAAACCCTATAAGTGTGATAAATGTAGAAAAGCCTTTATTCATAGATCATCACTTACTAAACATGAGAAAACTCATAAAGGAGAGGGAGCTTTCCCTAATGGAACAGATCAGGGAATTTATCCCGGAAAGAAACACCATGAATGTACTGACTGTGGGAAAACCTTTCTCTGGAAGACACAGCTTACTGagcatcagagaattcacactgggGAGAAACCCTTTGAATGCAATGTGTGTGGAAAGGCCTTCAGGCATAGCTCATCTCTTGGTCAGCATGAGAATGCTCATACCGGAGAGAAACCCTATCAGTGTAGTCTCTGTGGGAAAGCCTTCCAGCGCAGCTCCTCCCTTGTTCAACACCAgcgaattcacactggagagaaaccttatcgATGTAATCTATGTGGGAGGTCCTTTAGGCATGGCACATCCCTCACTCAACATGAGGTCACACATAGTGGAGAGAAGCCCTTCcagtgtaaggaatgtgggaaagcctttagtcGATGTTCTTCCCTTGTCCAACATGAGAggactcatactggagagaaaccttttGAATGTAGCATATGTGGGAGGGCTTTTGGTCAGAGCCCATCCCTTTATAAACATATGAGAATTCATAAGAGAGGCAAACCTTACCAAAGCAATAACTACAGCATAGATTTCAAGCACAGTTCATCTCTCACTCAAGATGAAAGCACTCTTACCGAAGTGAAATCCTATCATTGTAATGACTGTGGGGAAGACTTTAGTCACATTACAGACTTTACTGACCATCAGAGGATCCATACTGGAGAGAACCCCTATGATTGTGAGCAGGCTTTTAGTCAGCAAGCTATTTCTCAtcctggagagaaaccctatcaATGTAATGTATGTGGTAAAGCTTTCAAAAGAAGTACAAGTTTCATAGAGCATCacagaattcatactggagaaaaaccttatGAATGTAATGAGTGTGGAGAAGCCTTTAGTCGACGCTCATCGCTTACTCAACATGAGAGAacccacactggagagaaaccctacgaatgtattgactgtgggaaagcctttagtcAAAGTTCATCCCTCATTCAGCATGAGagaactcatactggagagaagccctatgaatgtaatgaatgtgggagaGCCTTTCGAAAGAAAACCAACCTGCATGATCATCAGAGAAtccatactggagaaaaaccctattcttgtaaggaatgtgggaaaaaCTTCAGCCGAAGTTCAGCTCTTACTAAACACCAGAGAATTCATACTCGAAATAAACTCTAG
- the ZFP90 gene encoding zinc finger protein 90 homolog isoform X2, with translation MAPRPPTAAPQESVTFKDVSVDFTQEEWYHVDPAQRSLYRDVMLENYSHLVSLGYQVSKPEVIFKLEQGEEPWISEGEIQRPFCSDWKTRPEVKSSHLQQDVSEVSHCTHDLSHATLEDSWDVSSQLNRQQENWKRHLGSEASTQKKITTPQGSFEQSKFGENSRLNTNLVAQLNIPARIRPSECETPGSNLEHNADLLNQNNILAKKKPYKCDKCRKAFIHRSSLTKHEKTHKGEGAFPNGTDQGIYPGKKHHECTDCGKTFLWKTQLTEHQRIHTGEKPFECNVCGKAFRHSSSLGQHENAHTGEKPYQCSLCGKAFQRSSSLVQHQRIHTGEKPYRCNLCGRSFRHGTSLTQHEVTHSGEKPFQCKECGKAFSRCSSLVQHERTHTGEKPFECSICGRAFGQSPSLYKHMRIHKRGKPYQSNNYSIDFKHSSSLTQDESTLTEVKSYHCNDCGEDFSHITDFTDHQRIHTGENPYDCEQAFSQQAISHPGEKPYQCNVCGKAFKRSTSFIEHHRIHTGEKPYECNECGEAFSRRSSLTQHERTHTGEKPYECIDCGKAFSQSSSLIQHERTHTGEKPYECNECGRAFRKKTNLHDHQRIHTGEKPYSCKECGKNFSRSSALTKHQRIHTRNKL, from the exons GAATCAGTGACATTCAAAGATGTGTCTGTGGACTTCACCCAGGAAGAATGGTACCACGTCGACCCTGCTCAGAGGAGCTTGTACAGGgatgtgatgctggagaactaTAGCCACCTGGTTTCTCTTG GATATCAAGTTTCCAAGCCAGAGGTGATCTTCAAATTGGAGCAAGGAGAAGAGCCATGGATATCAGAGGGAGAAATCCAAAGACCTTTCTGTTCAG ACTGGAAGACCAGGCCTGAGGTTAAATCATCACATCTGCAGCAGGATGTATCAGAAGTATCCCACTGCACACATGATCTCTCACATGCTACATTAGAAGACTCCTGGGATGTTAGCAGCCAGTTAAACAGGCAACAGGAAAACTGGAAAAGACATCTGGGATCAGAGGCATCCACCCAGAAGAAAATAACTACACCACAAGGAAGTTTTGAGCAAAGTAAATTTGGTGAAAACTCTAGATTGAACACCAATTTGGTTGCACAACTGAACATTCCTGCAAGAATAAGGCCTAGTGAATGTGAGACCCCTGGAAGCAATTTGGAACATAATGCAGATTTACTTAATCAGAATAATATTCTTGCAAAAAAGAAACCCTATAAGTGTGATAAATGTAGAAAAGCCTTTATTCATAGATCATCACTTACTAAACATGAGAAAACTCATAAAGGAGAGGGAGCTTTCCCTAATGGAACAGATCAGGGAATTTATCCCGGAAAGAAACACCATGAATGTACTGACTGTGGGAAAACCTTTCTCTGGAAGACACAGCTTACTGagcatcagagaattcacactgggGAGAAACCCTTTGAATGCAATGTGTGTGGAAAGGCCTTCAGGCATAGCTCATCTCTTGGTCAGCATGAGAATGCTCATACCGGAGAGAAACCCTATCAGTGTAGTCTCTGTGGGAAAGCCTTCCAGCGCAGCTCCTCCCTTGTTCAACACCAgcgaattcacactggagagaaaccttatcgATGTAATCTATGTGGGAGGTCCTTTAGGCATGGCACATCCCTCACTCAACATGAGGTCACACATAGTGGAGAGAAGCCCTTCcagtgtaaggaatgtgggaaagcctttagtcGATGTTCTTCCCTTGTCCAACATGAGAggactcatactggagagaaaccttttGAATGTAGCATATGTGGGAGGGCTTTTGGTCAGAGCCCATCCCTTTATAAACATATGAGAATTCATAAGAGAGGCAAACCTTACCAAAGCAATAACTACAGCATAGATTTCAAGCACAGTTCATCTCTCACTCAAGATGAAAGCACTCTTACCGAAGTGAAATCCTATCATTGTAATGACTGTGGGGAAGACTTTAGTCACATTACAGACTTTACTGACCATCAGAGGATCCATACTGGAGAGAACCCCTATGATTGTGAGCAGGCTTTTAGTCAGCAAGCTATTTCTCAtcctggagagaaaccctatcaATGTAATGTATGTGGTAAAGCTTTCAAAAGAAGTACAAGTTTCATAGAGCATCacagaattcatactggagaaaaaccttatGAATGTAATGAGTGTGGAGAAGCCTTTAGTCGACGCTCATCGCTTACTCAACATGAGAGAacccacactggagagaaaccctacgaatgtattgactgtgggaaagcctttagtcAAAGTTCATCCCTCATTCAGCATGAGagaactcatactggagagaagccctatgaatgtaatgaatgtgggagaGCCTTTCGAAAGAAAACCAACCTGCATGATCATCAGAGAAtccatactggagaaaaaccctattcttgtaaggaatgtgggaaaaaCTTCAGCCGAAGTTCAGCTCTTACTAAACACCAGAGAATTCATACTCGAAATAAACTCTAG
- the ZFP90 gene encoding zinc finger protein 90 homolog isoform X1, with the protein MFPALPQNICGVDPQLSRNVILQESVTFKDVSVDFTQEEWYHVDPAQRSLYRDVMLENYSHLVSLGYQVSKPEVIFKLEQGEEPWISEGEIQRPFCSDWKTRPEVKSSHLQQDVSEVSHCTHDLSHATLEDSWDVSSQLNRQQENWKRHLGSEASTQKKITTPQGSFEQSKFGENSRLNTNLVAQLNIPARIRPSECETPGSNLEHNADLLNQNNILAKKKPYKCDKCRKAFIHRSSLTKHEKTHKGEGAFPNGTDQGIYPGKKHHECTDCGKTFLWKTQLTEHQRIHTGEKPFECNVCGKAFRHSSSLGQHENAHTGEKPYQCSLCGKAFQRSSSLVQHQRIHTGEKPYRCNLCGRSFRHGTSLTQHEVTHSGEKPFQCKECGKAFSRCSSLVQHERTHTGEKPFECSICGRAFGQSPSLYKHMRIHKRGKPYQSNNYSIDFKHSSSLTQDESTLTEVKSYHCNDCGEDFSHITDFTDHQRIHTGENPYDCEQAFSQQAISHPGEKPYQCNVCGKAFKRSTSFIEHHRIHTGEKPYECNECGEAFSRRSSLTQHERTHTGEKPYECIDCGKAFSQSSSLIQHERTHTGEKPYECNECGRAFRKKTNLHDHQRIHTGEKPYSCKECGKNFSRSSALTKHQRIHTRNKL; encoded by the exons ATGTTCCCAGCATTGCCACAGAACATTTGTGGGGTTGATCCCCAGTTGAGCAGGAATGTGATCTTACAGGAATCAGTGACATTCAAAGATGTGTCTGTGGACTTCACCCAGGAAGAATGGTACCACGTCGACCCTGCTCAGAGGAGCTTGTACAGGgatgtgatgctggagaactaTAGCCACCTGGTTTCTCTTG GATATCAAGTTTCCAAGCCAGAGGTGATCTTCAAATTGGAGCAAGGAGAAGAGCCATGGATATCAGAGGGAGAAATCCAAAGACCTTTCTGTTCAG ACTGGAAGACCAGGCCTGAGGTTAAATCATCACATCTGCAGCAGGATGTATCAGAAGTATCCCACTGCACACATGATCTCTCACATGCTACATTAGAAGACTCCTGGGATGTTAGCAGCCAGTTAAACAGGCAACAGGAAAACTGGAAAAGACATCTGGGATCAGAGGCATCCACCCAGAAGAAAATAACTACACCACAAGGAAGTTTTGAGCAAAGTAAATTTGGTGAAAACTCTAGATTGAACACCAATTTGGTTGCACAACTGAACATTCCTGCAAGAATAAGGCCTAGTGAATGTGAGACCCCTGGAAGCAATTTGGAACATAATGCAGATTTACTTAATCAGAATAATATTCTTGCAAAAAAGAAACCCTATAAGTGTGATAAATGTAGAAAAGCCTTTATTCATAGATCATCACTTACTAAACATGAGAAAACTCATAAAGGAGAGGGAGCTTTCCCTAATGGAACAGATCAGGGAATTTATCCCGGAAAGAAACACCATGAATGTACTGACTGTGGGAAAACCTTTCTCTGGAAGACACAGCTTACTGagcatcagagaattcacactgggGAGAAACCCTTTGAATGCAATGTGTGTGGAAAGGCCTTCAGGCATAGCTCATCTCTTGGTCAGCATGAGAATGCTCATACCGGAGAGAAACCCTATCAGTGTAGTCTCTGTGGGAAAGCCTTCCAGCGCAGCTCCTCCCTTGTTCAACACCAgcgaattcacactggagagaaaccttatcgATGTAATCTATGTGGGAGGTCCTTTAGGCATGGCACATCCCTCACTCAACATGAGGTCACACATAGTGGAGAGAAGCCCTTCcagtgtaaggaatgtgggaaagcctttagtcGATGTTCTTCCCTTGTCCAACATGAGAggactcatactggagagaaaccttttGAATGTAGCATATGTGGGAGGGCTTTTGGTCAGAGCCCATCCCTTTATAAACATATGAGAATTCATAAGAGAGGCAAACCTTACCAAAGCAATAACTACAGCATAGATTTCAAGCACAGTTCATCTCTCACTCAAGATGAAAGCACTCTTACCGAAGTGAAATCCTATCATTGTAATGACTGTGGGGAAGACTTTAGTCACATTACAGACTTTACTGACCATCAGAGGATCCATACTGGAGAGAACCCCTATGATTGTGAGCAGGCTTTTAGTCAGCAAGCTATTTCTCAtcctggagagaaaccctatcaATGTAATGTATGTGGTAAAGCTTTCAAAAGAAGTACAAGTTTCATAGAGCATCacagaattcatactggagaaaaaccttatGAATGTAATGAGTGTGGAGAAGCCTTTAGTCGACGCTCATCGCTTACTCAACATGAGAGAacccacactggagagaaaccctacgaatgtattgactgtgggaaagcctttagtcAAAGTTCATCCCTCATTCAGCATGAGagaactcatactggagagaagccctatgaatgtaatgaatgtgggagaGCCTTTCGAAAGAAAACCAACCTGCATGATCATCAGAGAAtccatactggagaaaaaccctattcttgtaaggaatgtgggaaaaaCTTCAGCCGAAGTTCAGCTCTTACTAAACACCAGAGAATTCATACTCGAAATAAACTCTAG